Proteins encoded together in one Dermacentor variabilis isolate Ectoservices chromosome 2, ASM5094787v1, whole genome shotgun sequence window:
- the LOC142571223 gene encoding uncharacterized protein LOC142571223, whose protein sequence is MKSILLLFLLTGWASAMPNRKVPPVAAETTPSIAADRRQQQPPQPSKRGLDAAARKSQPNRSLEAPFVLVNGTDTTADRICLVLHSMGEQARRGLMQQLTRATYAAPRSREEDEFAGQIQEQWDAFVAKVKQVARSTWENLARRMASSLEQLATR, encoded by the exons ATGAAGTCAATACTGCTCCTTTTCCTGCTGACTGGTTGGGCGAGCGCTATGCCCAACCGAAAG GTCCCGCCGGTCGCCGCCGAAACCACGCCCTCCATCGCTGCTGATCGCCGCCAGCAGCAACCTCCGCAACCGAGCAAACGAGGCCTGGACGCTGCTGCGAGAAAAAGCCAGCCGAACCGTTCCCTCGAAGCGCCCTTCGTGCTCGTCAACGGCACCGACACtacggccgaccgcatctgcctGGTGCTGCACAGCATGGGCGAGCAGGCGCGCCGGGGCCTGATGCAGCAGCTGACGAGGGCCACGTACGCAGCACCCAGGAGCCGCGAGGAGGACGAGTTCGCGGGACAAATCCAGGAGCAGTGGGACGCTTTCGTCGCCAAGGTCAAGCAGGTGGCGCGCAGCACGTGGGAGAACCTGGCCAGGCGCATGGCTTCGTCTCTTGAACAGCTGGCCACTCGATGA